The window TTATGTAATggtaaaaattacataatataccGTTTTTTGGTCCAACACACACAGTTTATTGTTAACGTTagacgttttttaaaatatagctaCGCATATACAGGGCAGTCCGCAGTCAAAAAAATCGTTATTTTAGGATTCTACGTCAATTTCTAATTTTGATAAGACATaggatatacatatattattacatatttcgaTTCTACGTAGAATTTCAAGAAGATTGAGGGGTCACATTTCATCACTTTGGACATACATATGATCAACTGTTGATTTTCTCCAAAACTATTACTCCAATCTATATCGTCGGCTGAATGCAAAAACTAGGCAACTATTTTTTGATAGTTTCGAGAAAATGGGCAAAACATTATAAGCGATATAATTAGAACTGCTCTGCagtaaatgtatttaataaaatagcttaatttttttgtaagttcttTATTATGATGAAAACATTACATTtagtacaaaattaaatatatatatatatgtattatgcaaggaaaaataaatatatttaaaaataaaactaaagatatCTACTTTttgcactatttttttttccctCTTTGTTTGTACCTGTACGTGAAAGAGAGGCacaatacataattaaaataacgtaaattaaaagttttatccTTTTATGGTTGCTTAAAGTAAACAAAATTGCTGTGATTAATCATCTTCTTCTTGTTCCCTCCTACCGTGGGGTAAGTTAtggtaaaaatcaaaataatcacGACTTAATGCTGGTGGGTTTGTAAAAAACAATGACATTAGGTCATTATATTTTTGCTCAGTTATGGGATGGCCCTGTGGATAACAAGGTAGAATATTGATTGACTGCCTacgtaaagttttttttttacaatccaCCTGTCTAAAGTTAGCTTCACCAAAAGACTCTTTGCACTCATATTGGTAAGCATTTTCCTTTCTAAAGCGAAACCAGTAGAGCTTTTGAAATGAAACAGGCTCATTATTAATATCTGTTTTTCTCATGGTCAACTGGCTATTGGCAAATGCCTTCCAATCAAAAAAAGCATTGCCCTGAATGTCATGAATTGCATAGGGCTGATCTCCCCTTTTCCTTGCACTTCTGGCAATAGTCTTCCAATCGCCTGGCCACAGTGCTTTACCAACCCTTTTAAATTCAGTGCCTATAGCGGAGGGCATTGAGTCCATTACGCTGTGACCAGgtgtcaaaaattttagatggaTCGTTTTTAAATTGCCTATTACTTGTACTGCATATATGCACATTGCAACAACGTACTTGTTAAGGTTTTGTCCACCACATCTATCACTAAAACACCTTATTTCTTCTACAGAATTTGGCAGggatttaaaatatctaaataaaagaCTCGCTATTTCACAACTACCTCTACCTCCTTGGCCCTCGTGTCACATAAAACAGTCTCCTTTTCTGTTACCAAcgttataaattgtaaagttaTAAGTGGCTATCGACGTTTGTAAAATAAGGCATTGTTCGTGGGTCACTAGGACTAAGTAAAACTTGTTGCAACTGACAATTTGATCATTGGTAACGGCAATTTCTTTGTCCGTACGTTTTTGCTCTCTGGCGGATTCTTTTAATTGTTGATGTACTTTAAAATCATTTGCCTCCTCGtcagttatattttctttattaataaaagccACACAGATTCGACACTGGTCTTTTCTTGGCCGATGAAATCCTAAATTATAGTtatccttaaaaatatttcgataGGTCGATAACTTTGCTTCTGGCCTTCCATTTTCTCGACACCACTGGACATACATCCTATACATTgtaggcaaatttaaaaaagaatccaaatattttCGTTCAATATCAGCTCTGCAATAATGAGAGGGACATGGAACACATGGAAAACTTTCTATGTGTGACTTTATGTCTTGAACTAAAGTAGGATTCAAGGTTTTACCCTTTCCCTTTCCTCGGCCATCAGAAGCTGAAATATTTTCGTTGGATCGCTTTGCCATAGCAATGTCAACAACGcctttttttatacctaaaGTACTCAGAAACATGGGCTTGCatacttttcttctttttccatCAACGGGAAGAAAATAGCTGATTGAATACTTCCTTTTAGATTCGTGCTGagttgttctaatttttttctcggTTTTTTCCGAATTAGAGAGAATAAGATCTCGTTGGCGCGAGTAGTTGCCCAGCCCATAGTATGCGTTAAAGATTTGAAGCCGTTGAGCCTCAGGGACATCAAAACATTTGAGCCGACAATATTTTTTGCAGGGACCACCCACTTTAGCAGCAGGTTTTAAAACGCCTTTAACtgattcatatttttttccctcatctctgttttttttcctaatatttcttTTCCACAATTCTGGCCTTTTTCTTTTCCTCCGAGGTTTACTAGTTACTTTTGGATGTTCCTCCattccaattaaattattttcactaaTACCTTCTCCTTCATTAGATGCTGTATCTTCCTCCGAAACTAAAGAACTGGTGCTAGGAAGATATTCAGAATTATCTGGGGAAAAATCGCTAaagcttttatcttttttcttttcataatcAGAGTTCCCTGCTAACGTGCAGTTATTTAaaacacataatttttaatagtgcATGATAGTTGCTATTACTAGTATAATATTATACCCAATGGCTTCTCCTTAACGGTTTCTTCATTCACATTACCATGATTTAATTTAAGCTGGTCTACATTAAACGTTTCTTCAGTTATCTCATGATCCGATCCGTGCATGGAATTATTGACCTCATCTAAAGAAAATTCAGTAGGGCTGTTAACGCAATTAATTTCGCCAAAATCTTGCAGATATTGTTCATCTTGATTGGCTAtaaaatctacaataaaaaaaattagaatactAACACTAGAAAAAATTTGCATCTACCTAATAATATAACTTCCTCAGCAGATGCTTGTACTAATGAATCATGACGCGGGCCAGCTATTAATGTATCTTTGATTTGACACTCGTCTCCATTTGAAGAAAGTCTATTTAGTAGGTTGCCTTCAGtaccaaaattaattcaaattcaaattcaaatttgtttattttgccaaaagtaaaaaatacatgtattaaatcaataaataaattagtattaaaatCCAAGTTTTCTTTAGATTCACATTGGTTTCCGATAGTCGTTAAAGATCGGTTCATCGAatctagaatttaaaatacttgcaTATTAAATCGGtacttattttttcattaatttaataaaaaaagcatgaGGCCTTACCATTTATTTAGTTATGTGCAATATCTTTACTTACCTTACGCATCATGTTACGCATTCattcttaaaatgtaaattgcaaattttaatCATATAAGTACTAATTTCagtcacttaaaaaaaattaaagcaattaagagttttttaaataataaaatttcacaaatttttcCTCCATAAGGTGGCTTTCACATTAAGGCACACCAATAAGCAATTGGAAAATGTCAATAGGCAATAcgcaatattatttaagttcCCTGTCACATTAAAACAATAACAGTATTGCCAGAATTCTCTGAACATTATATCATTCGACGACTCCAAAGACACAAGAATTTTCACTATTtctatcaaaaattttataaaaacctggAACGGTGCAAATATTGTAcgcctttttaataaaataaataaataaaataaaacaaaataagtaCTATCAGTATCAGTACTAACAGTCTAATGCGCAAACTTCTCACAGCACTATTTGCAAAACCCCAATATTTAACGCTTTTCACGGTGCATGTATCGCTATAGCAATAATATCGCTGCAACAAGCAATATTTTTGGTTCAACCCAAGTTTAATGTAAAATTGCGTGTTGCCTATTGCCAGATTGCATATAGCTGGTTGCCTTAGCGTGAAAGCCGACTAAATCCCCAAAAATAACACACAAGCAAACTATGTAAAAACCGTTGAGAAGAAAACATAATTCTAAcctaacttatttttaaatacaagttTTAGAGTTGGGAAATGGGGAAATATAAATCGCCTATATAACATTTAATTACCTTCATCTTTCAAGCATATTAAAACATAGATAACCCAATAAACACGAAATTTTGAGTTACCTAGTTTTTGCATTCAGCCGACGATATCATGTCACCCatcaaaattgttaatttttatttcaaaataaaaaatgcacaaaCCGAAACTATGGATTTTTGGTACATCTTTCaaagaagtaagaaaatttGCTAAAACATCATTGTTTCATATAAGACAtcgtatatattattatatatttggaTTCTACAACATCCAAGTAGTTTGATGGGTCACTTGCCATATTTTGGTACAATATTTTGGAAACTTAACTGATTTTCAACCGTGTGATCCATCAAAATTATTGGAATGTTATGTAGAATTGAAAAATTTCTAAGGCGGACCACCGTGTATAATTATCCAGGTATTGTATACCTTTCTCTATAAACCTTTCCAGTAAATAACACATGTTACCAAACTATAACACACTATGACGAGTTTTggtcttgttttttttcttttaaaatatataaatagatatttttgtttcttataagTTGATATGCATTATTTACGGAAATTCCTTCTTTCCAATGATTTTGTCctcatttaatataatatatttattgcaataaaaaactatataaaattaacGTATAGTAACAATTATTAGACTAGAAACTAGTGAGCAAATCTTAcaataaactaatttattattatttttttttacaggaaaaaactatatatgcattttacatttgtaaaggtatatttatataaaggTGTTTATATACAAATTAGTAAAATTCCGAgcgaatttgaataataattatttcgaaAGCAACATCGCATTATGACAGGCTTAAATGTAAGTATATGTTAACTCGTACGCCACTGTCTACTTCGGACACGCCCACCAAATTATTACGACTACCCTTTGGACCAATTAGAGTCAAAGGGAGATGGGAACACTATAGAGGTGCTAACAActcaagaaaaatatattttttttaatcctagTAACTACCGCACTGTTGACTTTATCTCCGCCCATCTCTTTTAATATGACATGCTATGGTACAATCAGAATCAAGGGCAGGCGGAGCCTTCATAGGCGTGCCAAAAAAAcgtaaacaaaatataaaataaataaatttggttttgctttttgaatacttacatgaaaaaaaaaaaaaatttatttttagtctCTTATAAGAATTGATACGCCACTGTTCATACTGTACCCGGCCATCtctcttattattatatttttgggtCCAACCAGATCCAAGGAAAGGTGGTGTCACCATAGACGTGCCAAAAATTCAAGGTAAtgacttttttaaatccaaCTATTTGGAGCTTTATCACATTTTTCAGTGCATAAACAAAAtctaatatgaaaaaatttaaatgcttcctgaacattataataaaaaaaacatttatttctaatTCTTTACTTAAACTGATACGCTACTGGTCATACTGCACCCGTCTACCTCTCCTATTATAACGGTTTTTAGTCCAATCAGAGGCGAGAAGAGGCAGGGCCACCATAGGCGTAccaaaaatttaaggaaattaattttgtcaatagatttttttgaacttttttacatttttcagtacatgaacaaattataaaataaataaatgtggcTTTGCTCTCTGCTGCccttatttttaagaatattttgataaataattggAAATGGATTAAAAGGGTTTATGTCCAAGAAAGTGTGttcttttttcaataattccataccaaaacgatttttgtacctcagaaactctctgagttagaggcaattttgtccgtCAGGGTCCAAGAGCTGtcaattttgagttttttgaactCATATGGcaacatcaagatttttatgcatcagtggacatttttgggtataacttcgGAACCGctgagaatattttcataattttatcacAGTAATTTAATGCAGACTCTGAAGATGGATTTGAGAGTAAAAACGTCCTCCCAGACTAAAAATTGCGACAGTTAGAACACTTTTGAAAACCGATATTGCAACATTCGAATTTTTATGCATCATTGGACATTTTTGAGTCTAACTTTGGAGCCGCTGAGAATATTTTTTACAGTAATAAACTGCtgttcctgaggatggatttgagttgaatatttacattaaaaaaatatatatgtttctAATTCCTTACTAAAGTTGATACGCCACTGCTTATACTGCACCCGCCTACCTCTCCTattaaaacggtttttagtCCAATCAGAGCCGAAAAGAGGCAG is drawn from Anthonomus grandis grandis chromosome 1, icAntGran1.3, whole genome shotgun sequence and contains these coding sequences:
- the LOC126739333 gene encoding uncharacterized protein LOC126739333; this encodes MEEHPKVTSKPRRKRKRPELWKRNIRKKNRDEGKKYESVKGVLKPAAKVGGPCKKYCRLKCFDVPEAQRLQIFNAYYGLGNYSRQRDLILSNSEKTEKKIRTTQHESKRKYSISYFLPVDGKRRKVCKPMFLSTLGIKKGVVDIAMAKRSNENISASDGRGKGKGKTLNPTLVQDIKSHIESFPCVPCPSHYCRADIERKYLDSFLNLPTMYRMYVQWCRENGRPEAKLSTYRNIFKDNYNLGFHRPRKDQCRICVAFINKENITDEEANDFKVHQQLKESAREQKRTDKEIAVTNDQIVSCNKFYLVLVTHEQCLILQTSIATYNFTIYNVGNRKGDCFM